A window of the Tunturibacter empetritectus genome harbors these coding sequences:
- a CDS encoding YqjF family protein, with amino-acid sequence MDVLKALDHRPYELPAGRWRMAQRWSDLLFAHWPIAVEAMARLLPAGLEVDSFDGWAWVGVVPFWMDQVRTRAVGERCVAVPSAGKFCELNLRTYARSRVTGLRGVYFFSLDAASALAVLGARTLFHLPYFLANMQREVSANGTIEYRSKRLMSKHSVRFEASYRGLGKVAGPSVDGTLEHFLTERYCLFTPHGGKVLVGHIHHLPWPLERAEAEIRVNELPAAHGIALPDRAPVLHFARELHVYIWSLREDRSENAQADSYNE; translated from the coding sequence ATGGATGTTTTGAAGGCGCTGGATCACCGTCCCTACGAACTGCCTGCGGGGAGATGGCGCATGGCGCAGCGCTGGAGCGACCTGCTGTTCGCGCACTGGCCGATTGCGGTTGAGGCGATGGCGCGACTGCTGCCAGCAGGGCTGGAGGTCGACAGCTTCGACGGATGGGCATGGGTGGGTGTAGTGCCTTTCTGGATGGATCAGGTACGGACACGGGCGGTGGGCGAGAGATGCGTCGCTGTTCCGAGTGCTGGGAAGTTTTGCGAGTTGAATCTGCGGACCTATGCGCGTTCGCGGGTCACTGGCCTGCGTGGCGTATATTTTTTCTCGCTCGATGCCGCGAGTGCGCTGGCTGTGCTGGGGGCGCGGACACTCTTTCATCTGCCGTATTTTCTGGCCAATATGCAGCGAGAGGTTTCGGCGAATGGAACGATCGAGTACAGAAGCAAGAGGCTGATGTCGAAGCACAGCGTACGGTTTGAAGCAAGCTATCGCGGACTGGGTAAGGTCGCAGGGCCGAGTGTAGACGGCACATTGGAGCATTTTTTGACGGAGCGCTACTGCCTGTTTACTCCGCATGGGGGGAAGGTGCTGGTGGGGCACATCCACCATCTTCCGTGGCCGCTGGAGCGGGCTGAGGCGGAGATTCGTGTGAACGAACTGCCTGCGGCACATGGCATCGCGCTGCCCGATCGTGCGCCGGTGCTGCACTTCGCACGGGAGCTGCATGTTTATATCTGGTCGCTGCGGGAAGACCGCTCGGAGAACGCCCAGGCCGATTCGTATAATGAGTGA
- a CDS encoding FAD-dependent thymidylate synthase, whose product MPATHNSENKIDSHATSSPANAPAAQPPASETDVYAIHGADPEVLAYAMAKYSRSALTMKESLAEISSQRAEQFLNTFYFAYGHRSIADLAHIPFAIERLSLLAAIELVDEQRWDGQERSTRYQNFRLSGWFTPALGDETSTFTTAVERLFATYDKVSSGMLTALKAAIPQPESMKPDAYERTLKARAFDVARYLLPLATNTSLGQIVNARTLETQVSRLLTSDFAEIRQLGEKLRNAASEPAWNVQHAAGEVLCEEIDSLDADCGRRAHEAFLRPVKAAPTLVKYATPNDYQRETRSELAHAAKLLMGSQPIAPAPVVDLLDGDEPLEVELATSLLYPHSHYPYRQLRHQVAALSANQRGEIVSLGTKHRGRHDELLRSFSSGHSLRFDILMDIGGFRDMHRHRRCVQLLQPYTDLHGYDEPICPGQPTLAEAGLETLYSETLAATYATYRSLRDSSVPEAAQSAQYILPLATRCRSLFKMDFAEALYISELRSGIAGHFSYRRVAWEMYKAVAKKHPSLAQYFRIEDVNEPVDLLRR is encoded by the coding sequence ATGCCAGCGACCCACAACTCAGAGAACAAAATCGACAGCCATGCGACCTCCTCGCCCGCGAATGCCCCCGCCGCGCAGCCCCCCGCGAGCGAGACCGACGTCTACGCCATCCACGGCGCCGACCCCGAGGTCCTCGCCTACGCCATGGCCAAGTACTCCCGCTCCGCCCTCACCATGAAGGAGTCCCTCGCCGAGATCAGCTCCCAGCGCGCCGAGCAGTTCCTCAATACCTTCTACTTCGCCTACGGCCATCGTTCCATCGCCGATCTCGCCCACATCCCCTTCGCCATCGAGCGTCTCTCTCTGCTTGCTGCGATCGAGCTCGTCGACGAGCAGCGCTGGGACGGCCAGGAGCGCTCCACCCGCTACCAGAACTTCCGCCTCTCCGGCTGGTTCACCCCTGCCCTCGGCGACGAAACCTCAACCTTCACCACCGCCGTCGAGCGCCTCTTCGCCACCTACGACAAGGTCAGCTCCGGCATGCTCACCGCGCTCAAGGCCGCCATCCCGCAGCCTGAATCGATGAAGCCCGACGCCTACGAGCGCACCCTCAAGGCCCGCGCCTTCGACGTCGCCCGTTATCTTCTCCCCCTTGCGACCAACACCTCGCTCGGCCAGATCGTCAACGCCCGCACCCTCGAAACTCAGGTCTCCCGCCTGCTCACCAGCGACTTCGCCGAGATCCGCCAGCTAGGCGAAAAGCTTCGCAACGCAGCCTCCGAGCCCGCATGGAACGTCCAGCACGCCGCCGGCGAGGTCCTCTGCGAAGAGATTGACTCCCTCGACGCCGACTGCGGCCGTCGCGCTCACGAGGCTTTCCTGCGCCCCGTCAAAGCTGCGCCCACGCTGGTCAAATACGCCACCCCCAATGACTACCAGCGCGAGACCCGCAGCGAACTCGCCCACGCCGCGAAGCTCCTCATGGGCAGCCAGCCCATCGCTCCCGCGCCTGTCGTCGATCTACTCGACGGCGACGAGCCCCTCGAGGTCGAACTCGCCACTTCGCTCCTCTACCCGCACAGCCACTACCCCTACCGCCAGCTTCGCCACCAGGTCGCCGCCCTCAGCGCCAACCAGCGCGGCGAGATCGTCTCCCTCGGCACAAAACATCGCGGCCGCCACGACGAGCTTCTCCGCAGCTTCTCCTCCGGCCACAGCCTCCGCTTCGACATCCTCATGGACATCGGCGGCTTCCGCGACATGCATCGCCATCGTCGCTGCGTCCAGCTCCTGCAGCCCTACACCGACCTCCACGGCTACGACGAGCCCATCTGCCCAGGACAGCCCACTCTCGCCGAAGCCGGCCTCGAAACCCTTTACAGCGAGACCCTCGCCGCCACCTACGCGACCTACCGCAGCCTGCGCGACAGCAGCGTCCCCGAGGCCGCGCAATCCGCCCAGTACATACTCCCGCTGGCCACCCGCTGCCGCTCGCTCTTCAAGATGGACTTCGCCGAGGCCCTCTACATCTCCGAACTCCGCAGCGGCATCGCCGGCCACTTCAGCTATCGCCGCGTCGCCTGGGAGATGTACAAAGCGGTCGCCAAAAAGCACCCTTCGCTGGCCCAGTACTTCCGCATCGAAGACGTCAACGAGCCCGTGGATCTGTTGCGGCGATAA
- the recA gene encoding recombinase RecA → MADDRSKAIELALSGLEKQFGKGSIMRLGSKDVVPISVISTGSISFDAALGVGGVPRGRVIEIFGPESSGKTTITLQIIAEAQKAGGLAAFVDAEHALDPAYAAKLGVDIDNLLVSQPDYGEQALEIVEALVRSNAIDVLVVDSVAALVPKAELDGEMGDSHMGLQARLMSQALRKLTGTVSKSRTCLIFINQIREKIGVMFGNPETTTGGKALKFYSSVRIDIRRIGAVKDGDSVVGSRTKVKIVKNKVAAPFRDAEFDILYGEGISREGDVLDLAVLHNIVDKSGAWYSYQGERIGQGRENVRAFMKENKDVFARVDAELRKKLGISGVASADVPPVPTDGPVQAKEAVRAKK, encoded by the coding sequence GTGGCAGATGACCGCAGCAAGGCAATAGAACTGGCCCTCTCCGGGCTGGAAAAGCAGTTTGGCAAAGGTTCCATCATGCGGCTCGGCTCGAAAGACGTCGTGCCCATCTCGGTCATCTCTACCGGTTCCATCTCCTTCGACGCAGCGCTCGGCGTAGGCGGCGTCCCCCGTGGCCGCGTCATCGAGATCTTTGGCCCTGAGTCCTCGGGTAAGACCACCATCACCCTCCAGATCATCGCCGAAGCGCAAAAAGCCGGCGGCCTCGCAGCCTTCGTCGATGCCGAACACGCGCTCGACCCAGCCTACGCCGCCAAGCTGGGCGTAGACATCGACAACCTCCTCGTCTCGCAGCCCGACTACGGGGAGCAGGCCCTCGAGATCGTCGAAGCCCTCGTCCGCTCGAACGCCATCGACGTCCTCGTGGTCGACTCCGTCGCCGCGCTGGTCCCTAAGGCTGAGCTCGACGGCGAGATGGGCGACTCCCACATGGGGCTACAGGCACGTTTGATGAGTCAGGCGCTGAGAAAGCTCACCGGCACCGTCTCGAAGTCACGCACCTGCCTGATCTTCATCAATCAGATCCGAGAGAAGATCGGCGTCATGTTCGGCAACCCCGAGACCACCACCGGCGGCAAGGCGCTCAAGTTCTACTCCTCCGTCCGCATCGACATCCGCCGCATCGGCGCCGTCAAGGACGGGGATTCCGTCGTCGGCTCCCGTACCAAGGTCAAGATCGTCAAGAACAAGGTCGCCGCACCCTTCCGCGACGCCGAGTTCGACATCCTCTACGGCGAAGGCATCTCCCGCGAAGGTGATGTGCTCGACCTCGCCGTCCTGCACAACATCGTCGACAAGAGCGGAGCCTGGTACAGCTACCAGGGCGAACGCATCGGCCAGGGCCGCGAAAACGTTCGCGCCTTCATGAAGGAAAACAAGGACGTCTTCGCCCGCGTCGACGCCGAACTCCGCAAGAAGCTAGGCATCTCCGGTGTAGCCTCAGCCGACGTCCCGCCAGTCCCCACAGACGGTCCCGTTCAAGCCAAGGAAGCCGTCCGCGCCAAAAAGTAA
- a CDS encoding Spy/CpxP family protein refolding chaperone, with product MGRTDMRLKPVLSIVLFATLSGSFLTAQPPSGSPPQPGVGMDRDRGGWNGGGGMRGGFRIGPPGIWWHNPDLIQKLNLTPDQQKKMDDILQQSKLQLIDLRAAVEKQEVLMEPMLAADPPDTNKILAQIDHTAQARAELEKANAKMLLGIRNVLTPDQWTKLQAEMRDHRRMRMQGDPGGRGSEGQAPPPGGPGGEGME from the coding sequence ATGGGACGAACTGACATGCGCCTGAAACCTGTACTTTCGATTGTTTTATTCGCGACGCTCTCTGGAAGTTTTTTGACGGCGCAGCCACCTTCGGGTTCGCCACCTCAGCCGGGCGTGGGGATGGATCGGGATCGCGGCGGATGGAACGGGGGCGGGGGGATGCGCGGGGGTTTCCGCATCGGGCCTCCAGGAATCTGGTGGCACAATCCCGACCTGATCCAGAAGCTGAACCTGACTCCGGACCAGCAGAAGAAGATGGACGACATCCTGCAGCAGAGCAAACTGCAACTGATCGACCTGAGGGCCGCGGTCGAGAAGCAGGAGGTTCTGATGGAGCCGATGCTGGCGGCTGATCCTCCGGATACGAACAAGATTCTGGCGCAGATCGACCACACGGCCCAGGCGCGAGCCGAGCTTGAAAAGGCGAACGCCAAGATGCTGCTGGGGATTCGCAATGTGCTGACGCCGGACCAGTGGACCAAACTGCAGGCCGAGATGCGGGACCATCGCCGCATGAGGATGCAGGGTGACCCGGGCGGACGGGGCTCCGAGGGTCAGGCACCCCCTCCGGGCGGTCCAGGCGGCGAGGGGATGGAGTAG
- a CDS encoding RNA polymerase sigma factor, protein MPSQALSSDSLPMTRQTVIAHAPATPLDDMDSIVATYEQRIFRFHLVSIRDRDVAQTLTQDTFVRAWSARSSFRGDCSILTWLMRIALNLVRDHTRTDRFRFWKRVSDTAVDVSDISSYVPHRDSSLESRLIASEQMTLVWQSVTELSERQRSVFLLRFLEELELSEIASITGLPISTVKTHLYRALATIRARHNASLKDSL, encoded by the coding sequence ATGCCATCACAAGCTCTCAGCTCCGATAGTCTTCCCATGACGCGACAGACGGTCATCGCTCACGCGCCGGCCACTCCTCTCGACGATATGGACTCGATTGTGGCCACCTATGAGCAGCGGATCTTCCGCTTCCATCTGGTCTCAATCCGGGATCGCGATGTGGCCCAGACATTGACTCAGGACACCTTCGTTCGAGCCTGGTCGGCGCGCAGCAGCTTTCGCGGCGACTGCTCGATCTTGACCTGGCTGATGCGGATTGCGCTGAATCTGGTTCGCGATCACACCCGCACCGATCGTTTTCGCTTCTGGAAGCGGGTCTCGGATACCGCCGTCGATGTATCCGACATCTCGTCGTACGTTCCGCATCGCGACAGCTCCCTCGAGTCGCGCCTGATCGCCAGTGAGCAGATGACGCTGGTGTGGCAGAGCGTTACCGAACTCTCGGAGCGCCAGCGAAGCGTCTTCCTGCTGCGATTCCTCGAGGAGCTTGAGCTCTCCGAGATCGCGAGCATCACAGGTTTACCGATCAGCACCGTCAAGACCCATCTTTACCGAGCCCTCGCGACCATCCGGGCTCGCCACAACGCCTCTCTCAAGGATTCCCTATGA
- the coaD gene encoding pantetheine-phosphate adenylyltransferase, producing the protein MHTVKAIYPGTFDPLTNGHLDLIARGSKIVDELVVAILRNSEKGTPLFTVPEREEMITEATRSFGNVSVTTFNGLLVDFAREQGAKAVLRGIRAISDYEYEFQMAMMNRKLDPELETLFMMPAEKYTYVSSRLIKGVFQLGGDVTALVPPLVVERLKAKVPNRLSGA; encoded by the coding sequence ATGCATACGGTAAAAGCAATCTACCCCGGAACCTTCGATCCACTGACGAACGGACACCTCGATCTGATAGCCCGCGGGTCGAAGATCGTGGATGAGCTGGTCGTAGCGATTCTTCGCAACTCGGAAAAGGGTACGCCACTCTTCACTGTTCCGGAGCGTGAAGAGATGATCACCGAAGCGACTCGTAGTTTTGGCAACGTCTCGGTAACCACCTTCAATGGTCTCCTGGTCGACTTTGCCCGGGAGCAGGGTGCCAAGGCTGTCCTTCGGGGCATTCGGGCGATCAGCGACTACGAGTACGAGTTTCAGATGGCAATGATGAACCGGAAGCTTGATCCTGAGCTCGAAACGCTCTTCATGATGCCGGCGGAAAAGTACACCTACGTCAGTTCAAGACTGATAAAAGGCGTCTTCCAGCTCGGCGGCGACGTTACAGCTCTCGTACCGCCTCTGGTTGTCGAGCGCCTCAAAGCCAAGGTTCCGAACCGCCTCTCGGGGGCTTGA
- a CDS encoding pyridoxal phosphate-dependent aminotransferase, producing the protein MTTATATKIFADRIGRIEVSATMAITAAALKLKSEGVNLADFGAGEPHFSTPRHIKDAAIDAIEKNFTRYTNVAGIPEVRKAIVDRHACDFGSNYTPDECVFTTGGKLALFNAIQVLVDHGDEVILPVPYWVSFKDIIQYAGGKVVLVESKEEENFRITAKMIEAAITPKTKAIILNTPSNPSGAVVAPEDLEAIVRLAHKHGIYVLLDECYVYLTFTGEVVSGGSFTDCKEHIVVLGSLSKTYAMTGWRAGFALGPKPIIAAMSKLQSQSTSNTASMVQRASIAALTGSQECVTEMRADYIKLRDQTLAGFKTIPGLTCTVPQGAFYVYPNISKFIGRGGVQSASDLASKLLSEAHVVVVPGEAFGTSEHIRLSYAVSHDVVDEGVKRMRDYFATLS; encoded by the coding sequence ATGACTACAGCGACAGCGACGAAGATATTCGCAGACCGTATCGGCCGCATCGAAGTTTCGGCAACCATGGCGATCACAGCCGCAGCGCTGAAGCTCAAGTCTGAAGGCGTGAACCTCGCCGACTTCGGCGCCGGCGAACCTCACTTTTCCACTCCGCGCCACATTAAGGACGCGGCGATTGACGCGATCGAAAAGAACTTCACCCGCTATACCAACGTGGCTGGTATTCCAGAGGTGCGCAAGGCCATCGTCGATCGACACGCCTGCGACTTCGGCTCGAACTACACGCCTGACGAGTGCGTCTTCACTACTGGTGGCAAGCTGGCGTTGTTCAATGCGATTCAGGTTCTGGTGGACCACGGCGATGAGGTTATTCTTCCCGTCCCTTACTGGGTCTCTTTCAAGGACATCATCCAGTACGCAGGCGGTAAGGTCGTTTTGGTCGAGAGCAAAGAGGAGGAGAACTTCCGTATCACGGCGAAGATGATTGAGGCGGCGATCACCCCGAAGACCAAGGCGATCATTCTCAATACTCCGTCGAATCCTTCTGGCGCTGTGGTCGCTCCGGAGGATCTTGAAGCTATCGTCCGTCTCGCCCACAAGCACGGCATTTATGTGCTGCTCGACGAGTGCTACGTCTACCTGACCTTTACGGGGGAGGTCGTCAGCGGTGGCTCTTTCACCGATTGCAAGGAACATATCGTTGTACTGGGTTCGCTCTCGAAGACCTACGCGATGACAGGTTGGCGAGCTGGCTTTGCGCTGGGACCGAAGCCGATCATTGCTGCGATGAGTAAGCTGCAATCGCAGAGCACCTCGAACACGGCCAGCATGGTGCAGCGAGCCTCGATTGCGGCACTCACCGGTTCGCAGGAGTGTGTCACGGAGATGCGTGCTGACTACATCAAGCTGCGCGATCAGACTCTGGCTGGGTTCAAGACCATTCCGGGGCTGACATGCACGGTGCCGCAGGGAGCCTTCTATGTATATCCGAATATCAGCAAGTTCATCGGTAGAGGCGGTGTCCAGTCGGCATCGGACTTGGCTTCGAAGCTGCTGAGCGAGGCGCACGTTGTCGTCGTTCCGGGTGAGGCCTTCGGGACTTCGGAGCATATTCGGTTGTCTTATGCCGTTTCGCACGACGTCGTGGATGAAGGTGTGAAACGAATGCGGGACTACTTTGCAACGCTGAGTTAG